The window tccaaatctacACCGGAaattgcagaaaatgaaaggaaaaaactaaaaagcaacaaaattCTAATCTAATATACATACTTACACATTTATCCTAAAGAAATTCAGCAAAAAGAAtccaaaatctaaaaaaagcaagaaaatcAAACCgaaatatagaaagaaaaaatcataACTTGAGAGACAAGTCCAACTTTTTCAAGTCATGATCTTGATTCCCACCACCATCCCATCTAAAGccctccaccgccgccgaGAACCTCCTAGACGACGATCCTACCTCGGCCGAGAGCCGCCCTATGGCCGGGTGCTGCTGGAGCGGCTTCCTCCCCCAGCTCGGCCGCGCATTAAAAGCCGGTTTATGTATCATGGAGTGGACTTGAATCCCTAAAGACCTATTGAAGTTGGAGCCATAAAGAGGGAGCGAAGCCATGCTAGGGTAGCCGAGCGCCTCATGGTGCGTGTAGGCGGCCCCGGCCCTCTTCGCCATGGTGCGCTCCCGCTTGTGGGCGTTTTGGTGGCCCCCGAGCGCTTGGGAGCTGTAGAATTTCCTGTTGCAGTAGTTGCATGAGAAGACGCGTGGCTCCGATGATTCGACCACGTCGCCCGGGAGGTTGAGGTCTAAGGTGAGGAGATCGGACtccatttttggtttttttggtTAGTTTGGAGCTAGGGCTTTGGCCATggatatttaatactaatgaTATTTGATTGGGGAATAAAGGTTGTGCTACTATGTGAGTAAGGGGAATTTAGAGTTACAAAGGCCTAATTATAGGAATTAGGGATTTTTTTTGGGTGCATGTGTGGCAAAGATGTTGATAGAAACTCATGGAATAAACCATCTACCCTTAATTCTTTGAAAAACATACATACCCCAATTGAATGTGTTACTCTACTTTTCATCATgtcatgtgattttttaatcCCATGTTGGTCTAATGGGTCCTCACCTATCTTATGAATATATATCCATTTGTTCGGTGTATTTGGAGCAAGATTATAAACTTTAATCCCATGTTGGTCTAATGGGTCCTCACCTATCTTATGAATAGTTGAATTTCATgacttatactccctctatcccattaaaaatgcaacgttttccttttttggttctcccattaaaaatgaaacgtttccttaaatggaaacaactctatctctactttttcatctctcttactttactctctcttcattaactcacaaaacaacactacacaaaatcccgtgccgattctcaaatattgcattttaagtgggacggagggagtatgtatcTTGAATGGGTCCTATTCCTTAAAATTAGTCCTATTCCTTAAATTGgtagtaaaataaaactaagGATCATACCAGCTGTTGAATCATTAATATCAGTTTGTATTATCAGTTTCTAACTCAATAACcagttttttaatttatgaatatatttaaaattttgtgatggTTCTCGTTTGATCACAACTTTATCTCAATATTTCTCGTGCTACGTTACAActcacattattttatcaactatatatatacacatacgTTACACTCATATaaagatgaaatgaaatgcaacattattatttttggagtggcgtattcaaattaaactagaaTACAATAGACAGCGAACATAAACAgtaattaaaatctaaaataaggGTCAGATAGCTAGCCTTTTTTGGCTACACAAAAAGGAAACCAATCAAGGATACacttaattatataaagaTTTTGGGATTTTGATTGGAAAAATAAGATGGAGGACCAAATTTTACTCCAAAGAGAGCTTTATTTCGTAATCACGTGGATACTCACTCCATTAGTCACTATAGTGGAAGGTGCGATATCACATTTGAATATTATCaaaactttattctctatacATAATTGTACAAAATAACATACATATGATCTTGCACTATTCATGAATAGTTAGCAAAAGGTATGCAATTATTCACATATTAAGACAacctaaataaaatagataaacacgAACACGAGCTGCACATGATATATATGTTCTATGCAATTTTCATTATAAGAATTAATGGCATATGATCGATGTttcaaatatgcatattttcatttttgtttaataataaGATTATTATAGTGCGTAGgcttctttttaaaattatattcgcACTAAGAAAATGAAGGACTTCACCGGGTGCGTAAATTGTTATGCctcttttgattttgtgttgtaAATTGTTATGTTTCATATTATAAACTGATATGCTCAATCATGTTATTAACATAAAAACGATAAACCGTTACTAAAATAAGTTGTTTTTTAACTAATACTACTGATGTTATAGAGAAATAATGTAGCCCAAATATGCTGTTAGTGCACTAAAACATGTTAATTCTTTTACCTGATATTGATGTTAAAGAGAACCAATGTGTTGCGttataaattgatatacaCAATTATATGGTTAGTGTAAAAATACGATAAAATTGTTACCAAAACATGTTAAAGATTTTAAGTGGAATTGATGTTAAAACGAACTTATATGTTATGTATTGTAAAACTGATATGCTcaattgtatatattaaataatgttggtttgattttttaatataaaaatatatcgtACTTTGTCAATAATactatttttgaataaaactAAAGACTAATTTAAAATGTTCCACTGACACATGATATAACTGAGATACCTTGGATATTGATATTCAAGGAATAAGATTGGTTTTAAGTAATGTGAAAAACAgtcttattatattattttctcttttatttaatttttttactgtaactatttattacattttctatccccgattaattgtcaatttttgatattttcattcatCCTCTATTAATTGTcaacttttactttttaccacAATATTAAGtaggcctcacattccactaactcatttcactcacattttatataaaattaatatataaaagtgagactcatattacactaaccttttcaactcacttttctttacatttcttaaaatcggCGCCAGAATCAAAATGGTTAATTATTGGGGACGAAGGTTATCATTTATCCAAAATGAATGTGAAAAAGAAGTGTGTCAAGTAGTGTGAGACAGAGGGGGTGCGTTTTTAAGCAGTAGAAGTTTAGAATTTAagacaatttatatttttggcaaCTTTTTCTATTCTAATGAAGTGAGGCTCATTTTTCATTAGCGATACTTTagtcactttttctttctatctttaTACTTATCAATTTCACATtgaaatcaataatatatccaaaattatttatttttatggaactaATGGATTAGtgatttaaaacataaatgaaaaaaacataatttgacACGGTCGTCGATCCCTAGCTGGTCGACTTACTCTCTCTCAGTATGTATTATTTTAACCACCATTGATTGGATTCCTGAGTTATCATGTGGCTCATCGACAATGCCACCACATTGCGATCTGACCGAAAAAAAGTAGCTTAAATTGGTGTCCAATAGATCATGGTAGCAtctaggggtgtcgaaacgggtagcgggtattgGGAAACCCTCAACTCGACCTGCTACCCACCGGGTAGCGGGTATCACTACCCGACGATAATGGGAAACGGGGCGGGATCGGAtagtttgttttaaatttttgcgggtatgggtatacccgctacccgcgcGGGTATATAATACCCGTTATTTTTAGGATTAaggttttcaaatattttattttagttaataagTTTCAAATCTATATTTACTCCCCAATGATACACttt is drawn from Salvia hispanica cultivar TCC Black 2014 chromosome 6, UniMelb_Shisp_WGS_1.0, whole genome shotgun sequence and contains these coding sequences:
- the LOC125193791 gene encoding zinc finger protein 1-like, translated to MESDLLTLDLNLPGDVVESSEPRVFSCNYCNRKFYSSQALGGHQNAHKRERTMAKRAGAAYTHHEALGYPSMASLPLYGSNFNRSLGIQVHSMIHKPAFNARPSWGRKPLQQHPAIGRLSAEVGSSSRRFSAAVEGFRWDGGGNQDHDLKKLDLSLKL